A region of Acidimicrobiales bacterium DNA encodes the following proteins:
- a CDS encoding NAD-dependent epimerase/dehydratase family protein — protein MRAVLTGCAGFLGSHLAERLLADGWRVTGVDAFTDYYDPAEKEANVAALAGEPRFDLVRADVTTAPLGALLADRPVVVHLAAQPGVRVSFGEGFERCVRDNVLATQRVLEAALAAGCPRVVYASSSSVYGELSGRRPCTEDDATRPRSPYGVSKRTCEHLADVYRSLGLDVVGLRYFTVYGPRQRPDMAMRRLCEAALGGPEFELYGDGTQSRDFTHVADAVDATVRAMAARDPGFVLNVGGGEEATMLDVLAILGRLAGAPVPVVAGPAQRGDVHRTGADTTRARRRLGWAPRVTLVDGLRSELDWVAARRPAPALRRAS, from the coding sequence ATGCGAGCAGTGCTGACCGGCTGTGCCGGCTTCCTGGGCTCCCACCTGGCCGAGCGGCTGCTCGCCGACGGGTGGCGGGTGACCGGGGTCGACGCCTTCACCGACTACTACGACCCGGCCGAGAAGGAGGCGAACGTGGCCGCCCTCGCCGGCGAGCCCCGCTTCGACCTCGTGCGGGCCGACGTCACGACGGCGCCCCTCGGCGCGCTGCTGGCCGACCGCCCCGTCGTCGTCCACCTCGCCGCCCAGCCGGGCGTGCGGGTGAGCTTCGGCGAGGGGTTCGAGCGCTGCGTCCGCGACAACGTCCTCGCCACCCAGCGGGTGCTGGAGGCGGCCCTCGCCGCCGGCTGCCCGCGGGTGGTGTACGCGTCGTCGTCCTCGGTGTACGGCGAGCTCTCGGGTCGCCGCCCGTGCACCGAGGACGACGCCACCCGGCCCCGCTCCCCGTACGGGGTGAGCAAGCGCACCTGCGAGCACCTGGCCGACGTGTACCGCTCGCTCGGCCTCGACGTCGTCGGCCTGCGCTACTTCACCGTCTACGGCCCCCGGCAGCGCCCCGACATGGCCATGCGCCGGCTGTGCGAGGCGGCGCTCGGCGGCCCCGAGTTCGAGCTGTACGGCGACGGCACCCAGTCCCGCGACTTCACCCACGTGGCCGACGCCGTCGACGCCACCGTGCGGGCCATGGCCGCCCGCGACCCCGGTTTCGTGCTGAATGTGGGCGGTGGCGAGGAGGCGACCATGCTCGACGTCCTCGCCATCCTCGGCCGGCTGGCCGGCGCGCCGGTGCCGGTGGTGGCCGGCCCCGCCCAGCGGGGCGACGTCCACCGCACCGGCGCCGACACCACGAGGGCCCGCCGCCGGCTCGGGTGGGCGCCCCGGGTGACCCTGGTCGACGGCCTGCGCTCCGAGCTCGACTGGGTGGCCGCCCGCCGGCCGGCCCCGGCCCTGCGGAGGGCGTCGTGA
- a CDS encoding glycosyltransferase — MSSTSEVRLGVVVSGWPRVSETFALNELLALRRAGMLAAVFATKPGDPSLRQPGWDEIDPLVEVLPGGDVDAQAAVVAERLAGAGVAGVHGYFAHQPAAVAAAAAARLGVPYGFSAHALDVRKVPPAELAERAAGAAVVVSCNRETAASIEAAGTTPRLVAHGVDLDRFSPAPPPGGPVTSLLAVGRLVEKKGFDVLVEALALVDRPCRLRLVGDGPERPRLEAAVARLGLGDRVDLLGRRTHADLPALYAAADVVVVPSVVDANADRDGLPNVVLEAM; from the coding sequence GTGTCGAGCACCTCTGAGGTCCGCCTCGGCGTGGTCGTCTCCGGGTGGCCGCGGGTGTCCGAGACGTTCGCGCTGAACGAGCTGCTCGCCCTCCGGCGGGCCGGGATGCTGGCCGCCGTCTTCGCCACGAAGCCGGGCGACCCGAGCCTGCGCCAGCCGGGGTGGGACGAGATCGACCCGCTGGTCGAGGTGCTGCCCGGCGGCGACGTGGACGCCCAGGCCGCCGTGGTCGCCGAGCGCCTGGCCGGGGCCGGGGTGGCCGGCGTGCACGGGTACTTCGCCCACCAGCCGGCCGCCGTGGCCGCCGCCGCGGCCGCCCGCCTGGGCGTGCCCTACGGGTTCAGCGCCCACGCCCTCGACGTCCGCAAGGTGCCCCCTGCCGAGCTGGCCGAGCGGGCCGCCGGCGCGGCCGTCGTCGTGTCCTGCAACCGGGAGACGGCGGCGTCGATCGAGGCCGCCGGCACCACCCCCCGCCTCGTCGCCCACGGGGTCGACCTCGACCGCTTCTCGCCGGCGCCGCCCCCGGGCGGCCCGGTCACGTCGCTGCTGGCCGTCGGCCGGCTGGTCGAGAAGAAGGGGTTCGACGTGCTGGTCGAGGCGCTGGCCCTGGTCGACCGGCCGTGCCGGCTCCGCCTGGTCGGCGACGGGCCGGAGCGGCCCCGGCTGGAGGCGGCCGTCGCCCGCCTCGGCCTCGGCGACCGGGTCGACCTGCTCGGGCGCAGGACCCACGCCGACCTCCCCGCCCTGTACGCGGCAGCCGACGTGGTCGTCGTCCCGTCGGTGGTCGACGCCAACGCCGACCGCGACGGGCTCCCCAACGTCGTCCTCGAGGCCATG
- a CDS encoding nucleotide sugar dehydrogenase, whose product MTPLRLLVVGQGYVGLPLAMRAVAVGHDVTGYDVDRGRVKRLADGDSFVEDVPPATVRDALASGRYRVTRDERDCAGFDVAVVTVPTPMREGVPDLSYVRSAAETLAPLVTPGCLVVLESTTYPGTTEELVVPILEEGSGLRAGPDFAVGYSPERIDPGNRRWTLETTPKVVSGVDAASLARVDAFYRTVVAETVPVSSTRSAELAKLVENTFRHVNIALVNELAMFAGELGIDVWETLDAAATKPFGFLPFTPGPGVGGHCLPIDPSYLSWTVRRRLNRPFRFVELANDVNDHMPDYVAARVARGLNERGLALSRSRVLVLGLAYKRNSSDARESPAVALVERLLHDGADVVVADPHVVEDVTTSRAARRVQLSAEEVEAADAVVIVTDHDAFDYDLVLAHASYVFDTRHRVEGDRVEHL is encoded by the coding sequence GTGACCCCGCTGCGCCTCCTCGTCGTCGGCCAGGGCTACGTCGGCCTGCCCCTCGCCATGCGGGCCGTCGCCGTCGGCCACGACGTGACCGGCTACGACGTCGACCGCGGCCGGGTCAAGCGGCTGGCCGACGGCGACTCCTTCGTCGAGGACGTGCCGCCCGCGACCGTGAGGGACGCGTTGGCGTCCGGCCGCTACCGCGTCACCCGCGACGAGCGCGACTGCGCCGGCTTCGACGTCGCCGTCGTCACCGTGCCGACGCCGATGCGCGAGGGCGTCCCCGACCTGTCGTACGTGCGCTCGGCGGCCGAGACCCTGGCGCCGCTCGTCACCCCCGGCTGCCTCGTCGTCCTGGAGTCGACCACCTACCCGGGCACCACCGAGGAGCTGGTCGTGCCCATCCTGGAGGAGGGGTCGGGGCTGCGGGCCGGGCCCGACTTCGCCGTCGGCTACAGCCCCGAGCGCATCGACCCCGGCAACCGGCGCTGGACGCTCGAGACCACCCCCAAGGTCGTCTCCGGCGTCGACGCCGCCTCGCTGGCCAGGGTGGACGCCTTCTACCGCACGGTCGTCGCCGAGACCGTGCCCGTGTCGTCGACCCGGTCGGCCGAGCTGGCCAAGCTGGTCGAGAACACGTTCCGCCACGTGAACATCGCGCTGGTCAACGAGCTCGCCATGTTCGCCGGCGAGCTCGGCATCGACGTGTGGGAGACCCTCGACGCCGCCGCCACCAAGCCGTTCGGCTTCCTGCCGTTCACGCCGGGGCCGGGCGTGGGCGGCCACTGCCTCCCCATCGACCCGAGCTACCTGTCGTGGACGGTGCGGCGCCGGCTCAACCGGCCGTTCCGGTTCGTGGAGCTGGCCAACGACGTCAACGACCACATGCCCGACTACGTCGCCGCCCGGGTGGCGCGGGGGCTGAACGAGCGGGGCCTCGCCCTGTCGCGGTCGCGGGTGCTCGTGCTCGGCCTCGCCTACAAGCGCAACTCGAGCGACGCCAGGGAGTCGCCGGCCGTCGCCCTGGTCGAGCGCCTGCTGCACGACGGCGCCGACGTGGTGGTGGCCGACCCGCACGTGGTCGAGGACGTGACCACCTCGCGGGCCGCCCGCCGGGTGCAGCTGTCGGCCGAGGAGGTCGAGGCGGCCGACGCGGTCGTGATCGTCACCGACCACGACGCCTTCGACTACGACCTCGTGCTGGCCCACGCCAGCTACGTGTTCGACACGAGGCACCGGGTGGAGGGCGACCGTGTCGAGCACCTCTGA